In one Corallococcus silvisoli genomic region, the following are encoded:
- the def gene encoding peptide deformylase, with translation MVREILIWPDPILKQKARPVAKVDDKVRALVKDMFETMYAAEGVGLAAPQVGVLQRIIVLDTRPQQPESKPLAMINPEFVSLEGETTYTEGCLSIPGEAEDVDRAAVATVRYLDEDGQEQLLRCDGLLAIAVQHETDHLDGTVFVDHVSTLKRELIRKRMKKLKTSRDQGAPASA, from the coding sequence ATGGTTCGCGAGATTCTCATCTGGCCCGATCCCATCCTGAAGCAGAAGGCCCGGCCCGTGGCGAAGGTGGACGACAAGGTCCGTGCGCTGGTGAAGGACATGTTCGAGACGATGTACGCCGCCGAGGGCGTGGGCCTCGCGGCACCGCAGGTGGGTGTCCTCCAGCGCATCATCGTCCTGGACACCCGGCCGCAGCAGCCGGAGTCCAAGCCCCTGGCGATGATCAACCCGGAGTTCGTCTCGCTCGAGGGGGAGACGACCTACACGGAGGGCTGCCTCTCCATCCCCGGCGAGGCCGAGGACGTGGACCGCGCCGCCGTGGCCACCGTGCGCTACCTGGATGAGGACGGCCAGGAGCAGCTGCTGCGCTGTGACGGCCTCCTGGCCATCGCCGTGCAACACGAGACGGACCACCTGGACGGCACCGTCTTCGTGGACCACGTCTCCACGCTGAAGCGCGAGCTCATCCGCAAGCGGATGAAGAAGCTCAAGACGTCGCGCGACCAGGGCGCCCCGGCGTCCGCTTAG